Proteins found in one Cellulomonas palmilytica genomic segment:
- a CDS encoding Crp/Fnr family transcriptional regulator has protein sequence MTTASLAGGTTPADDSRADAPAARRRVPLRATCAEPHACPAPVRMRVLSQVPLFAGLSDDELRSIDEHVVALSWAQDDPLYLAGEPAEHLYVLAAGRAKASHPTAGGKEVVVDVLAPGDLFGGLQSLGRSTYAETVRAMTTTCALRLDAAAFRDILVRHPQVALRALDDTAAQLAQARAGLTAQSTDTVAQRVASTLLRLADRFGQERAGGGSLIQVPLTRHDLAGMTGSTPESVSRVMSRLRKDGVIDSGRRWTSVLDRDRLTAVASSGA, from the coding sequence GTGACCACTGCCTCGCTCGCCGGCGGCACGACGCCCGCCGACGACAGCCGCGCCGACGCCCCGGCCGCCCGACGCCGGGTGCCGCTGCGTGCCACGTGCGCCGAACCGCACGCCTGCCCCGCGCCCGTGCGGATGCGCGTGCTGTCGCAGGTGCCGCTGTTCGCAGGCCTGTCCGACGACGAGCTGCGGAGCATCGACGAGCACGTCGTCGCGCTGTCCTGGGCGCAGGACGACCCGCTCTACCTCGCCGGCGAGCCGGCGGAGCACCTCTACGTGCTCGCCGCGGGCCGCGCGAAGGCGTCCCACCCGACCGCCGGAGGCAAGGAGGTCGTCGTCGACGTCCTCGCGCCCGGCGACCTGTTCGGCGGTCTGCAGTCCCTGGGCCGCTCGACGTACGCCGAGACGGTGCGCGCCATGACGACGACGTGCGCGCTGCGGCTCGACGCCGCCGCGTTCCGCGACATCCTCGTGCGGCACCCGCAGGTCGCGCTGCGCGCGCTCGACGACACGGCGGCGCAGCTCGCGCAGGCGCGGGCCGGGCTGACGGCGCAGTCCACCGACACCGTCGCGCAGCGCGTCGCGAGCACGCTCCTGCGCCTCGCGGACCGGTTCGGCCAGGAGCGCGCCGGCGGCGGCAGCCTCATCCAGGTCCCGCTCACGCGGCACGACCTGGCGGGCATGACGGGCTCCACGCCCGAGTCGGTCTCGCGCGTCATGAGCCGGCTGCGCAAGGACGGCGTCATCGACTCCGGTCGCCGCTGGACCTCGGTCCTGGACCGCGACCGCCTCACCGCCGTCGCCTCGTCCGGCGCGTGA
- a CDS encoding cellulose binding domain-containing protein yields MTRQGIVRTWSRVLAVLLAGTALVAVQSQAQAVPPGGETEPVTGNATWFDNLGSPYGGCGLPQDQLETQNWIALNVYDTPGDYTMYPRPMAADDPKVGLFDNGRNCGRWVRVSIDDYCTGINDGAAGQAFCRGGQWVEDKYNGATLDMLVADSCGDPNAWCRDDPYHLDLAHASINTFVKNGAPVGDLEPAHWGNRHVTWEFIEAPNYSGDIEIGFIQGSEKWWAGVSINHLPNGIHGIEHFADGAWVPTPMNVDMGQSFLLKPTTAGGTDYKIRVKDVDDEYLFGGREYSFSLPTSCGGKCSAPRTVVSYTTTGGTDPTEEPTDDPTEDPTDEPTEDPTDDPTDEPTDDPTDDPTDEPTDDPTDDPTDEPTDDPTGDGAVCTATFTAVSTWPGGFQGEVTVKAGSSALSSWTVTLSGTSLATVWNGVSSASGSTVTVRNAPYNGAVAAGGSTSFGFIGTGNPGAPALTCTS; encoded by the coding sequence ATGACCAGGCAGGGCATCGTCCGGACGTGGAGCCGCGTGCTCGCGGTGCTGCTGGCGGGAACCGCGCTCGTCGCGGTCCAGTCGCAGGCGCAGGCTGTGCCCCCGGGAGGCGAGACCGAGCCGGTGACGGGCAACGCCACGTGGTTCGACAACCTCGGCTCGCCGTACGGCGGGTGCGGGCTGCCGCAGGACCAGCTCGAGACGCAGAACTGGATCGCGCTGAACGTCTACGACACCCCCGGCGACTACACGATGTACCCGCGGCCCATGGCGGCGGACGACCCGAAGGTCGGCCTGTTCGACAACGGCCGCAACTGCGGGCGCTGGGTGCGGGTCTCGATCGACGACTACTGCACGGGCATCAACGACGGCGCCGCAGGGCAGGCGTTCTGCCGGGGCGGCCAGTGGGTCGAGGACAAGTACAACGGCGCGACGCTGGACATGCTCGTCGCGGACTCGTGCGGCGACCCGAACGCGTGGTGCCGCGACGACCCGTACCACCTGGACCTCGCGCACGCGTCGATCAACACGTTCGTCAAGAACGGCGCTCCGGTCGGTGACCTGGAGCCCGCGCACTGGGGCAACCGCCACGTGACCTGGGAGTTCATCGAGGCGCCGAACTACTCCGGCGACATCGAGATCGGCTTCATCCAGGGCTCGGAGAAGTGGTGGGCCGGCGTCTCGATCAACCACCTGCCGAACGGCATCCACGGCATCGAGCACTTCGCGGACGGCGCGTGGGTGCCGACCCCGATGAACGTCGACATGGGCCAGTCGTTCCTGCTCAAGCCGACGACCGCGGGCGGCACCGACTACAAGATCCGCGTCAAGGACGTGGACGACGAGTACCTGTTCGGCGGCCGCGAGTACTCGTTCTCCCTGCCGACGAGCTGCGGCGGCAAGTGCTCGGCGCCCCGCACGGTCGTCTCGTACACGACGACGGGCGGCACGGACCCGACCGAGGAGCCGACGGACGACCCGACCGAGGACCCGACGGACGAGCCCACCGAGGACCCCACGGACGACCCGACGGACGAGCCCACCGACGACCCGACGGACGACCCGACCGACGAGCCCACCGACGACCCGACGGACGACCCGACCGACGAGCCCACCGACGACCCGACGGGTGACGGCGCCGTCTGCACCGCGACGTTCACGGCCGTGAGCACCTGGCCCGGTGGCTTCCAGGGGGAGGTCACCGTCAAGGCCGGCTCGTCCGCGCTCTCGTCGTGGACCGTCACGCTGTCCGGCACGTCGCTGGCGACGGTGTGGAACGGCGTCTCGTCGGCGTCCGGCTCGACCGTGACGGTCCGCAACGCCCCCTACAACGGCGCCGTCGCCGCGGGCGGCTCGACGTCCTTCGGGTTCATCGGCACCGGGAATCCCGGCGCTCCTGCTCTGACCTGCACCTCATGA
- a CDS encoding cytochrome P450, with protein sequence MTDHTASDELSPDDHLGTGRAPHDDEGRTPRADWNPRGPRVRRDPLAAYDALRTHCPVAHGPDGAWTLFSHADVTGTALDHSTFSNAVSRHLQVPNGLDGAEHTTFRAVVDRYFTPERMAAVEPVVVQVADELVGTLDVPGPVDAVALGARFAVRAQSAWLGWPADLEEELLAWVAENRAATRSRDRARTAAVAAHFTRIITALTAARRGDEAPDDVTTELVRDRVDGRPLTDEEVVSILRNWTGGDLASMALCVGVVLTYLADHPDLQAHLRAGVPDRELDRVLDEILRIDDPFVSNRRIATQSVTIGGREVAAGDQVLVHWTAANRDPRVFGDPDGFDPDAHAPYNLVWGIGKHVCPGRPLATLELRALTRAVLAATTAVEPDPARARERERPPAGGWASAPLVLR encoded by the coding sequence ATGACCGACCACACGGCGAGCGACGAGCTCTCGCCCGACGACCACCTCGGCACGGGCCGCGCACCGCACGACGACGAGGGGCGCACGCCGCGCGCCGACTGGAACCCACGCGGCCCGCGGGTGCGCCGCGACCCTCTCGCCGCGTACGACGCGCTGCGCACCCACTGCCCCGTGGCGCACGGCCCCGACGGCGCGTGGACGCTGTTCTCGCACGCCGACGTGACGGGGACCGCGCTGGACCACAGCACCTTCTCGAACGCGGTCTCCCGGCACCTGCAGGTGCCGAACGGGCTGGACGGTGCGGAGCACACCACGTTCCGGGCGGTCGTCGACCGCTACTTCACGCCCGAGCGCATGGCGGCGGTCGAGCCGGTCGTCGTGCAGGTCGCGGACGAGCTCGTCGGGACGCTCGACGTGCCCGGACCCGTCGACGCGGTGGCGCTCGGCGCGCGGTTCGCGGTGCGTGCGCAGAGCGCGTGGCTGGGGTGGCCGGCGGACCTGGAGGAGGAGCTGCTCGCGTGGGTCGCGGAGAACCGCGCGGCCACGCGCTCGCGCGACCGGGCCCGCACCGCGGCCGTCGCCGCGCACTTCACGCGCATCATCACGGCGCTGACGGCCGCGCGGCGCGGCGACGAGGCGCCCGACGACGTGACGACCGAGCTCGTGCGCGACCGCGTCGACGGACGGCCCCTCACCGACGAGGAGGTCGTCTCGATCCTGCGCAACTGGACCGGCGGCGACCTCGCGTCGATGGCGCTGTGCGTCGGCGTGGTCCTCACCTACCTGGCCGACCACCCGGACCTGCAGGCGCACCTGCGCGCCGGCGTGCCGGACCGCGAGCTGGACCGCGTGCTCGACGAGATCCTGCGCATCGACGACCCGTTCGTCTCCAACCGCCGCATCGCCACGCAGTCCGTCACCATCGGCGGGCGGGAGGTCGCGGCCGGCGACCAGGTGCTCGTCCACTGGACCGCGGCGAACCGCGACCCGCGCGTCTTCGGCGACCCGGACGGGTTCGACCCCGACGCGCACGCGCCGTACAACCTGGTCTGGGGCATCGGCAAGCACGTCTGCCCCGGACGGCCGCTCGCGACGCTCGAGCTGCGCGCCCTCACCCGCGCGGTCCTCGCCGCGACGACCGCCGTCGAGCCTGACCCCGCGCGAGCCCGCGAGCGCGAGCGTCCCCCGGCGGGTGGCTGGGCGTCCGCCCCGCTCGTCCTGCGCTGA
- a CDS encoding heavy metal translocating P-type ATPase — MSTLQRPAGRRWVVPVVSGALIVAAFAADELFGAGRVRDGLMVAAAAVAGAGIVVQALRALQAKVVGIDLLVSVAALGAVVIGSYWEAAAVTFLFAVGHALESATLTRTRSALAELVAVAPDVAVVLRDDEQVEVPAAAVAVGELVVVKNGAKVPVDGTVVAGTGALDEASVTGESIPVEKTPGDRVFAGTVSRGGLLQVRATGVGSDTTLARIIHRVEEAQDAKARTQAYMDRFSAWYTPAIVALAVVGGIVTGDVTLALTLLVIGCPGALVISVPVAVVAGIGRAAKDGILVKGGEYLERSAAVDAVALDKTGTLTVGRPRLTDVVVLHPAADRTDVLRWAARAEAGSEHPLARPVVEAAAAEGVRVSGLPEDAQPVPGQGIVATVDGRRVLVGSPALLAQHGRPDDERAAAEVRRLSAAGRTAMLVAVDDDVVGVLAVADEVRADAAVTVRDLHAAGIHRVVMLTGDAPLVAHAVAQATGVDEVHAGLLPEEKLEAVAELQRQGHVVAMVGDGVNDAPALATADVGVAMGAAGSAVAVETADLALMGERLRTLPEAFALARRTVRVMRQNITLALLTVAALLAGVLAGGVTMTVGMLVHEASVLIVILNAMRLLRRARRPMPVAEPDREPVGSPV, encoded by the coding sequence ATGAGCACGCTGCAGCGGCCGGCGGGCCGCCGGTGGGTCGTGCCCGTCGTGTCGGGAGCGCTGATCGTCGCGGCGTTCGCGGCCGACGAGCTGTTCGGCGCAGGGCGGGTGCGGGACGGTCTGATGGTCGCGGCGGCCGCGGTCGCCGGGGCCGGGATCGTCGTGCAGGCCCTGCGCGCGTTGCAGGCCAAGGTCGTCGGGATCGACCTGCTCGTGTCGGTCGCGGCGCTCGGTGCCGTCGTGATCGGCAGCTACTGGGAGGCCGCCGCGGTGACGTTCCTGTTCGCCGTGGGGCACGCGCTGGAGTCGGCCACGCTGACGCGGACCCGCTCGGCGTTGGCCGAGCTCGTCGCCGTGGCGCCCGACGTCGCGGTCGTCCTGCGCGACGACGAGCAGGTCGAGGTCCCGGCCGCGGCGGTGGCCGTGGGCGAGCTCGTCGTCGTGAAGAACGGCGCGAAGGTGCCCGTCGACGGGACGGTCGTGGCGGGCACGGGCGCGCTCGACGAGGCGTCCGTCACCGGGGAGTCGATCCCGGTGGAGAAGACGCCCGGCGACCGGGTGTTCGCCGGCACGGTGTCGCGCGGCGGGCTGCTGCAGGTGCGGGCCACGGGCGTCGGGTCCGACACGACGTTGGCGCGCATCATCCACCGCGTCGAGGAGGCGCAGGACGCCAAGGCCCGCACCCAGGCGTACATGGACCGGTTCTCCGCCTGGTACACCCCGGCGATCGTCGCGCTGGCCGTCGTCGGCGGGATCGTCACGGGCGACGTCACCCTGGCGCTGACGCTGCTGGTCATCGGCTGCCCGGGCGCCCTCGTCATCTCCGTCCCCGTCGCCGTGGTGGCCGGGATCGGGCGGGCCGCCAAGGACGGCATCCTCGTCAAGGGCGGGGAGTACCTCGAGCGGTCGGCCGCGGTCGACGCGGTGGCGCTCGACAAGACCGGCACCCTGACCGTGGGGCGGCCGCGGCTGACCGACGTCGTCGTCCTGCACCCCGCGGCGGACCGCACCGACGTGCTGAGGTGGGCGGCGCGGGCCGAGGCCGGCTCCGAGCACCCGCTGGCCCGGCCGGTCGTCGAGGCCGCCGCGGCCGAGGGGGTGCGCGTGAGCGGGCTGCCCGAGGACGCCCAACCGGTCCCCGGCCAGGGGATCGTCGCGACCGTCGACGGGCGCCGGGTCCTCGTGGGCAGTCCCGCGTTGCTCGCGCAGCACGGGCGTCCCGACGACGAGCGCGCGGCGGCCGAGGTGCGGCGGCTGTCCGCGGCGGGCCGGACCGCGATGCTCGTCGCGGTGGACGACGACGTCGTCGGGGTGCTCGCGGTCGCCGACGAGGTCCGCGCCGACGCGGCCGTGACGGTGCGCGACCTGCACGCGGCCGGGATCCACCGCGTCGTCATGCTCACCGGCGACGCGCCCCTCGTCGCCCACGCGGTCGCGCAGGCGACGGGCGTCGACGAGGTGCACGCCGGCCTGCTGCCCGAGGAGAAGCTCGAGGCCGTCGCCGAGCTCCAGCGTCAGGGGCACGTCGTCGCGATGGTCGGCGACGGCGTGAACGACGCGCCCGCCCTGGCGACCGCCGACGTCGGCGTCGCGATGGGGGCTGCGGGCTCGGCCGTCGCGGTCGAGACCGCGGACCTCGCGCTCATGGGCGAACGCCTGCGCACGCTTCCCGAGGCGTTCGCGCTCGCCCGGCGGACCGTGCGCGTCATGCGCCAGAACATCACTCTCGCGCTGCTCACGGTCGCGGCCCTGCTGGCCGGTGTGCTGGCGGGCGGCGTGACCATGACGGTCGGGATGCTCGTGCACGAGGCGTCCGTGCTGATCGTCATCCTCAACGCCATGCGTCTGCTGCGCCGCGCGCGCCGCCCCATGCCCGTGGCCGAGCCGGATCGCGAGCCGGTCGGGTCCCCCGTGTAG
- a CDS encoding dihydrofolate reductase family protein, with amino-acid sequence MGKLIYAANVSLDGYLEDATGAFDWSVPDEAVHQFWNDHERGIGTSLYGRRMYETMRVWEDDDWLADEPAVVQEYAQIWRDADKVVYSTTLESAPTARTRIERTFDPEAVRRLKEESAADLSIGGAIIGAEAFRHGLVDECVLLVCPVAVGGGKPALPLGVHLDLELLDLRRFDNGVVAVRHAVRRS; translated from the coding sequence ATGGGCAAGCTGATCTACGCGGCGAACGTCTCCCTCGACGGGTACCTGGAGGACGCGACGGGAGCGTTCGACTGGTCGGTTCCCGACGAGGCCGTGCACCAGTTCTGGAACGACCACGAGCGCGGCATCGGCACGTCCCTCTACGGCCGTCGCATGTACGAGACGATGCGCGTCTGGGAGGACGACGACTGGCTGGCCGACGAGCCGGCGGTGGTCCAGGAGTACGCGCAGATCTGGCGTGACGCGGACAAGGTCGTGTACTCGACGACGCTGGAGTCCGCCCCGACGGCCCGCACCCGGATCGAGCGGACGTTCGACCCGGAGGCGGTCCGGCGGCTCAAGGAGGAGTCGGCGGCGGACCTGAGCATCGGCGGCGCGATCATCGGCGCCGAGGCGTTCCGGCACGGGCTGGTCGACGAGTGCGTGCTGCTCGTGTGCCCGGTGGCGGTGGGCGGCGGCAAGCCCGCGCTGCCGCTGGGCGTGCACCTCGACCTGGAGCTGCTGGACCTGCGCCGCTTCGACAACGGCGTGGTCGCCGTCCGGCACGCGGTCCGCCGCTCCTGA
- a CDS encoding heavy-metal-associated domain-containing protein: MSTDAVTTTRTTLRAEGFTCPSCVAKIEKRLGALPGVSEVVVHFASARIEVTHDADVVGVEDLVAAVAKAGYVARPSAF, from the coding sequence ATGAGCACCGACGCTGTCACCACCACCCGCACGACCCTGCGCGCGGAGGGGTTCACCTGCCCCTCGTGCGTGGCGAAGATCGAGAAGCGGCTCGGCGCGCTGCCGGGCGTGAGCGAGGTCGTCGTGCACTTCGCCTCCGCGCGCATCGAGGTCACCCACGACGCGGACGTCGTCGGCGTCGAGGACCTCGTCGCGGCCGTCGCCAAGGCCGGGTACGTCGCCCGCCCGTCGGCGTTCTGA